The following proteins are co-located in the Streptomyces sp. DT2A-34 genome:
- a CDS encoding cytochrome P450 has translation MTRRPTGAPVEDVQPRYRPYTAKTSEPWEELAHDRARCPVARNAELDAVQVTTYEGVKEVLSGHQTWSSALGNIWPLKEPLPPEEQVLGWTDPPRHTRQRKLLVKALSASRIQNMRPFSERFTDDLIDELSERGSFEMYGDFAARMAAGHICELLGIPEGERDAYARAAQRMEELVTDTMDGRAEGGYNTELNEWLDHLGEMIRAKRAAGPDSDDLITQLSFAQVDGDYFDVGEIARVIQLVNVAGIGTTIASIGNTAYLLDRYPEQKARFLSDPEGLARSLAAESLRFEGPISGLWRTCTKPTRIGDLDVQPGEKAFAVISAGNHDPLVFDRPDEFIIERDWANLPTDLPFGQGIHFCVGMNLARMEMQVAAEKLYRRLPNLRVRPGFEPELFPGAVLRRFQTLEMVFDAPALPRTT, from the coding sequence ATGACCCGTCGGCCCACCGGCGCACCGGTCGAGGACGTCCAGCCGCGGTACAGGCCGTACACGGCCAAGACCAGTGAGCCCTGGGAGGAGCTCGCACACGACCGTGCCCGCTGCCCCGTCGCCCGCAACGCCGAGCTGGACGCGGTGCAGGTCACCACCTACGAGGGCGTCAAGGAGGTGCTGTCCGGGCACCAGACGTGGTCCAGCGCGCTCGGAAACATCTGGCCGCTGAAGGAGCCACTGCCGCCTGAGGAGCAGGTGCTCGGCTGGACCGACCCGCCGCGCCACACCCGGCAGCGGAAGCTGCTGGTCAAGGCGTTGTCGGCGTCCCGCATCCAGAACATGCGCCCTTTCAGTGAACGCTTCACGGACGACCTCATCGACGAGCTCTCCGAGCGGGGATCCTTTGAGATGTACGGCGACTTCGCGGCGCGGATGGCCGCCGGTCACATCTGCGAGCTGCTGGGCATACCGGAGGGTGAACGCGACGCGTACGCACGGGCGGCGCAGCGTATGGAGGAGCTGGTCACCGACACCATGGACGGCCGAGCGGAGGGCGGGTACAACACCGAGCTCAACGAGTGGCTGGACCACCTCGGCGAGATGATCCGAGCGAAGCGGGCGGCCGGGCCGGACAGCGACGACCTGATCACCCAGCTGTCCTTCGCCCAGGTGGACGGCGACTACTTCGACGTCGGCGAGATCGCTCGAGTGATCCAGCTGGTGAACGTGGCGGGGATCGGTACGACGATCGCGTCGATCGGCAACACCGCCTACCTGCTGGACCGGTACCCCGAGCAGAAGGCCCGGTTCCTGTCCGACCCCGAGGGGCTGGCACGCTCCCTGGCAGCGGAGTCGCTGCGGTTCGAGGGACCCATCTCAGGTCTGTGGCGCACCTGCACCAAGCCGACCAGGATCGGGGACCTCGATGTCCAGCCGGGTGAGAAGGCCTTCGCCGTCATCAGCGCCGGGAATCATGATCCGCTGGTCTTCGACCGGCCGGACGAGTTCATCATCGAGCGTGACTGGGCGAACCTGCCGACGGATCTGCCGTTCGGTCAGGGCATCCATTTCTGCGTCGGCATGAACCTGGCCCGGATGGAGATGCAGGTCGCCGCCGAGAAGTTGTACAGGCGGCTGCCCAACCTGCGGGTCAGGCCCGGCTTCGAGCCCGAACTCTTTCCGGGGGCGGTGCTGCGTCGTTTCCAGACACTGGAGATGGTCTTCGATGCCCCGGCCCTGCCGAGGACGACCTGA
- the ccrA gene encoding crotonyl-CoA carboxylase/reductase encodes MDEIIGALLSGDVTSRDVTGLRLPEYYRGNVVRREDTSMFEGMDSKAKDPRKSLRVQEVPTPEPGPGEALIAVMASAINYNTVWSSIFEPLPTFGFLERYGRLSEQAKRHDLPYHVLGSDLAGVVLRTGPGVNRWRPGDRVVAHCLSVELESPDGHDDTMLDPEQRIWGFETNFGGLAELALVKSNQLMPKPEHLTWEEAASPGLVNSTAYRQLVSRNGAQLKQGDNVLIWGASGGLGSYATQLALAGGANPICVVSSPQKAALCHSLGAEAVIDRSAEGYRFWKDENTQDPREWKRFGKRIRELTGGEDVDIVFEHPGRETFGASVYVARKGGTVVTCASTSGYMHEFDNRYLWMSLKRIVGSHFANYREAWEANRLVAKGRIHPTLSKVYPLEQAGQAAYEVHANLHQGKVGILCLAPQEGLGVRDHALRAKHIDAINRFREQKV; translated from the coding sequence ATGGACGAGATCATTGGTGCTCTCCTCTCCGGAGACGTCACATCGCGGGATGTGACGGGCCTGCGCCTGCCGGAGTACTACCGGGGCAACGTGGTGCGCCGGGAGGACACCTCGATGTTCGAGGGCATGGACTCGAAGGCGAAGGACCCCCGCAAGTCACTGCGGGTGCAGGAGGTCCCGACACCGGAGCCGGGACCGGGCGAGGCCCTGATCGCCGTGATGGCGAGCGCGATCAACTACAACACGGTGTGGTCCTCGATCTTCGAACCCCTGCCGACCTTCGGCTTCCTGGAGCGCTACGGACGCCTCAGCGAGCAGGCCAAACGCCACGACCTGCCGTACCACGTGCTGGGCTCGGACCTGGCGGGGGTCGTGCTGCGCACCGGACCCGGCGTGAACCGGTGGCGCCCGGGCGACCGGGTCGTGGCGCACTGCCTCTCCGTCGAGCTGGAGAGCCCCGACGGCCACGACGACACGATGCTCGATCCCGAGCAGCGCATCTGGGGCTTCGAGACCAACTTCGGCGGCCTCGCCGAGCTGGCGCTCGTGAAGTCCAACCAGCTGATGCCCAAGCCGGAGCACCTGACCTGGGAGGAGGCCGCCTCCCCGGGGCTGGTGAACTCCACCGCCTACCGGCAGCTGGTCTCCCGCAACGGCGCGCAGCTCAAGCAGGGCGACAACGTGCTGATCTGGGGCGCGAGCGGCGGACTCGGCTCGTACGCCACCCAACTGGCGCTCGCCGGGGGAGCGAACCCCATCTGTGTGGTCTCGTCGCCGCAGAAGGCGGCCCTCTGCCACTCCTTGGGAGCCGAAGCGGTCATCGACCGCAGCGCCGAGGGCTACCGGTTCTGGAAGGACGAGAACACCCAGGACCCGCGCGAGTGGAAGCGGTTCGGCAAGCGCATCCGCGAGCTGACCGGCGGCGAGGACGTCGACATCGTCTTCGAGCACCCGGGCCGGGAGACGTTCGGCGCGTCGGTGTACGTGGCGAGGAAGGGCGGCACCGTGGTCACCTGTGCGTCCACGTCCGGGTACATGCACGAGTTCGACAACCGCTACCTGTGGATGTCGCTGAAGCGGATCGTCGGCTCGCACTTCGCCAACTACCGCGAGGCGTGGGAGGCCAACCGCCTCGTCGCCAAGGGCAGGATCCACCCGACGCTGTCGAAGGTCTACCCGCTGGAGCAGGCCGGGCAGGCCGCGTACGAGGTCCACGCCAACCTCCACCAGGGCAAGGTCGGCATCCTCTGCCTGGCCCCGCAGGAGGGTCTCGGTGTGCGCGACCACGCACTGCGTGCGAAGCACATCGACGCCATCAACCGCTTCCGCGAGCAGAAGGTCTGA
- a CDS encoding 3-hydroxyacyl-CoA dehydrogenase family protein has product MTTDPRPRTGIVGLGTVGEAFLRLAYQAGHRIVAVDTDPDALVRVGTRLKALTGGAGESVVLTHEVAELADAGLVIEAVPDDLAVKTDVLRRIGEVSQAPVLTTTAALSVPHLAIASGRPEAVAGLRFLVPPGPGGAVEPVPTALTSPATESAVDALIDGLGLARVEIGAGPAADATALVMAYLNQSVAFLDAGHSTRDDIDTAMRLGCGLPAGPLELLDTIGLDTAHATLTRLHRQTGDASFTPAPLLTRLVESGRLGRKTGEGFYPYDDEGGTPGDKPVDRSTAGRRTVRTVAVLGSGVMARGIAEVTATGGHPTVLVARSRKKAEAALAAISESLTRAVRRGRITAQQKAAALSLLTPATDLEAAADRDLIIEAVAEDLEVKRPLFSRLGAVAKPDAILATTTSSLSVTACARAGGRPADVVGLHFFNPAPVLRLVELVRTDDTSDDVFAGAQAFAAGLGKTTVTCPDRAGFIVNCLLFPYLGAAVNLLRRPGTDIEATDTAIQNGYGYPMGPFALLDTIGLDVSLAIQRRLYDQLAHPEQKPAPLLEALVASGALGRKNQRGFRTAGRR; this is encoded by the coding sequence ATGACGACCGATCCACGACCCCGCACCGGCATCGTCGGCCTCGGCACGGTCGGCGAGGCGTTCCTGCGCCTGGCATACCAGGCCGGCCATCGCATCGTGGCCGTCGACACCGACCCCGACGCACTCGTCCGGGTCGGCACCCGCCTCAAGGCGCTCACCGGGGGCGCCGGGGAGTCCGTCGTCCTCACGCACGAGGTGGCCGAACTCGCCGACGCCGGCCTGGTGATCGAGGCCGTGCCCGACGACCTGGCCGTCAAGACGGACGTACTGCGTCGTATCGGCGAGGTCTCGCAGGCTCCGGTCCTCACGACGACCGCCGCCCTCTCCGTCCCCCACCTCGCCATCGCGTCCGGCCGCCCGGAGGCGGTCGCGGGCCTGCGCTTCCTCGTCCCGCCCGGCCCCGGAGGCGCGGTGGAGCCGGTACCCACCGCCCTGACCTCCCCGGCCACCGAGAGCGCCGTGGACGCGCTGATCGACGGGCTGGGCCTGGCCCGGGTCGAGATCGGCGCCGGACCGGCGGCGGACGCCACCGCGCTCGTGATGGCCTACCTGAACCAGTCCGTGGCCTTCCTCGACGCCGGCCACTCCACCCGCGACGACATCGACACGGCGATGCGCCTCGGCTGCGGTCTGCCGGCCGGGCCGCTGGAACTGCTGGACACCATCGGACTGGACACAGCCCACGCGACCCTGACGAGACTGCACCGGCAGACGGGCGACGCCTCCTTCACCCCGGCCCCGCTGCTGACCCGCCTGGTCGAGTCCGGCCGCCTGGGACGCAAGACGGGTGAAGGCTTCTACCCGTACGACGACGAGGGCGGTACCCCGGGAGACAAGCCCGTGGACCGCTCCACCGCCGGCCGCCGCACGGTGCGTACGGTCGCCGTCCTGGGCTCCGGCGTCATGGCCCGCGGCATCGCGGAGGTCACGGCGACCGGGGGGCATCCCACCGTGCTGGTGGCGCGCAGCCGGAAAAAGGCAGAGGCCGCCCTCGCGGCGATCTCCGAGTCCCTGACCCGCGCCGTCCGCCGCGGCAGGATCACCGCCCAGCAGAAGGCCGCGGCCCTGTCGCTGCTCACTCCCGCCACGGACCTGGAAGCAGCCGCGGACCGCGATCTGATCATCGAAGCGGTGGCGGAGGACCTCGAAGTCAAGCGCCCGCTCTTCTCCCGACTCGGCGCGGTGGCCAAGCCGGACGCCATCCTGGCGACCACCACGTCCAGCCTGTCCGTGACCGCCTGCGCGCGGGCCGGCGGCCGGCCCGCCGACGTCGTCGGCCTGCACTTCTTCAACCCGGCCCCCGTGCTGCGACTCGTCGAACTGGTCCGCACCGACGACACCTCCGACGACGTGTTCGCGGGCGCCCAGGCATTCGCGGCCGGCCTGGGGAAGACCACGGTCACCTGCCCCGACCGGGCCGGCTTCATCGTCAACTGCCTCCTCTTCCCCTACCTCGGCGCGGCGGTCAACCTGCTGCGACGCCCCGGCACCGACATCGAGGCCACGGACACCGCCATCCAGAACGGCTACGGCTACCCCATGGGCCCCTTCGCCCTCCTCGACACGATCGGTCTGGACGTCTCGCTGGCCATCCAGCGCCGCCTGTACGACCAACTCGCCCACCCCGAACAGAAACCGGCCCCTCTCCTGGAAGCCCTCGTCGCCAGCGGCGCACTGGGCCGCAAGAACCAAAGGGGCTTCCGCACCGCGGGCCGGCGCTGA
- the hutH gene encoding histidine ammonia-lyase → MSTPRQTVTVGTGPLSFVNVAAVARDGATVRLGDDAFSALEKGRAVVEDLASASKPSYGISTGFGALATQHIQPELRAQLQRSLVRSHAVGSGQEVEREVVRGMMLLRLSTLATGHTGVRAETAERLAAMLSAGITPVVREYGSLGCSGDLAPLAHCALALMGEGEVRDASGTLMAAAEALAAAGLGPVELCEKEGLALINGTDGMLAQLVLALTDLRRLLKTLDVAAAMSVEALLGTDTAFAPEIQALRPHPGQAASAANLVAILAGSGVVASHRGPHCTRVQDAYSLRCSPQVHGAARDTVEHAATVAGRELAAAVDNPAVLHSDGRVASNGNFHGAPVAYALDFLAIATADVASISERRTDRFLDTARNHGLPAFLADDPGVDSGYMIAQYTQAAIVAELKRLAVPASVDSIPTSAMAEDHVSMGWGAARKLRRAVDGLTRVVAVEILTAARALDLRAPLTPAAATGAVVALLRSSGVRGPGPDRYLAPEVDRAFELVGSGAVVDAVESVTGTLS, encoded by the coding sequence ATGAGCACGCCGCGCCAGACCGTGACCGTCGGGACCGGGCCGCTCTCCTTCGTCAACGTCGCCGCCGTCGCTCGGGACGGCGCGACGGTCCGTCTCGGCGACGACGCCTTCTCGGCGCTGGAGAAGGGCCGGGCCGTGGTGGAGGATCTCGCCTCGGCGTCGAAACCGTCGTACGGGATCTCGACCGGATTCGGCGCGCTGGCGACCCAGCACATCCAGCCGGAGCTGCGGGCCCAGCTCCAGCGGTCCCTGGTCCGCTCCCACGCCGTCGGCTCCGGGCAGGAGGTCGAACGGGAAGTCGTCCGCGGAATGATGCTGCTGCGGCTCTCGACGCTCGCGACCGGACACACCGGCGTGCGCGCCGAGACCGCAGAGCGGCTCGCCGCCATGCTGTCGGCCGGGATCACCCCGGTGGTCCGCGAGTACGGCTCCCTCGGCTGCTCCGGCGACCTGGCACCGCTCGCCCACTGCGCGCTGGCGCTGATGGGGGAAGGCGAGGTGCGCGACGCGTCGGGCACCCTCATGGCCGCCGCCGAGGCGCTCGCCGCCGCCGGCCTCGGCCCGGTCGAGCTGTGCGAGAAGGAGGGCCTCGCCCTCATCAACGGCACCGACGGCATGCTGGCCCAGCTCGTCCTCGCCCTCACCGATCTGCGGCGGCTGCTCAAGACCCTGGACGTCGCCGCCGCCATGTCCGTCGAGGCGCTGCTCGGGACCGACACGGCGTTCGCGCCCGAGATCCAGGCCCTGCGCCCCCACCCCGGCCAGGCCGCCTCCGCGGCCAACCTGGTCGCGATCCTGGCCGGTTCGGGTGTCGTCGCCTCCCATCGCGGGCCGCACTGCACCCGCGTGCAGGACGCCTACTCCCTGCGCTGCTCGCCCCAGGTGCACGGCGCAGCCCGGGACACCGTCGAACACGCCGCCACGGTGGCCGGGCGCGAGCTGGCCGCGGCCGTCGACAACCCGGCCGTGCTGCACAGCGACGGACGGGTGGCGTCGAACGGCAACTTCCACGGCGCGCCCGTCGCCTACGCGCTCGACTTCCTGGCCATCGCGACCGCGGACGTCGCCTCGATCAGCGAACGCCGCACCGACCGGTTCCTGGACACCGCCCGCAACCACGGCCTGCCGGCGTTCCTCGCCGACGACCCCGGCGTCGACAGCGGCTACATGATCGCCCAGTACACCCAGGCCGCGATCGTCGCCGAGCTCAAGCGCCTGGCCGTACCCGCGTCGGTCGACTCCATACCGACGAGCGCGATGGCGGAGGACCACGTGTCCATGGGCTGGGGCGCTGCCCGCAAACTGCGGCGTGCCGTCGACGGCCTCACCCGCGTCGTCGCCGTCGAGATCCTCACCGCCGCCCGCGCACTCGACCTGCGCGCCCCGCTGACGCCGGCCGCCGCCACCGGCGCGGTCGTGGCGCTGCTGAGGTCCTCCGGCGTGCGCGGCCCCGGCCCGGACCGGTATCTGGCGCCCGAGGTCGACCGCGCCTTCGAACTCGTCGGCTCGGGCGCGGTTGTCGACGCCGTCGAGTCGGTGACGGGAACGCTCTCATGA